A segment of the Nitrosopumilaceae archaeon genome:
ATTTCAAATTACTTGTCATGTTCTCATCAAGAATTGAGATAAAGTCGACATCAAATTTTTCTTTTAACAATTTTACATTTTCAACCGCATATTTTGGAGAAGGCCATCTTGCAGGTAGCTGAAATGTATCATTTTCCTTGTCAGAAATTCTTACAAGTTTCTCTCCTTCTTTCCTATTTCCGTTACCATAGATATTCTGCAAATCTCCACGCGACATCCCATTATGTGAGCAAAAAGTACAACCTCTAGGACAACCACGTTCCCAAACAACAGATGCTCTTCTTCTTGAGTTAAAGGATTCTACTGATAATTGTAATGAGGAATATTTGAAATAAATTTCAGTTTCCATAAGATCATAGGCAGGATATGGAACTGTATTAAGATCAGAAATTAATGCTCGCGGTCCAGTGAATTTATATGAATCCTTATCACGTAGACATAAACCGTTAACTTTCTCAAAATCTTTTGTCCCTTGATTTATTTCATCATAAAGTTCTGAGAAAGTTTCTTCGCCTTCTCCTATACACATCATATCAAATTCTGGAACTAGTTGAAGAATTTCGTGTGGATTGTATGTACTCCATCCTCCTCCTCCGATAAAAATTGAATCAGGGGAATATTTTCTAATTAACGGTGCTAATTGTTTAATACGACCGTAAGTAGTAGTAAGACCACCAATACCTACCAAATCCCATCGTTCAAGAGAAATTTCTTCAGCAATTATTTTATTTGGTACGACTTTACCTCCAAAATTATCTCTAAGTGCATTTAAATCTAGAATTGCAACTTGCCCGCCTTTTTTTTCAACAATAGCTGCCAATATACCAGCCCAAAAAGGAAAGTGATTTGGGCCACTATCGATTCTTACCTCAGGTATGACAAATAGAACTTTCAATTACCTAATTATTGCCATTTGATTATTTAAATTAATGTTACAAGCTAAAAATACATGTGACTCAAACATGGAATTTTCCAATGAATTTTGCAAGTGTCATGCATAATATTCTCTTACCAAAGATTGATCCTCCCTCAGTAGCATTTACGGTATTAACCCAAGACGGTGAACGTAAAATGAATTCTTTTAATGCACTGCTATAAAATTGAAAAAGTGGATCTAAGATGCAAGTACAATCAAATTCAGGATTGTAAATTTTTGGAAATAATTGTTGAAATGCAGGGCTGTTTTTGTCTACAGATATAGTTAATTTAGATCTACCATGCGATATAATTTGTTCCCAAGGATCATCTTCATTCCACCCATGATTGATTCCAATTAGTGCCACTGTAGAGCATTTTAAAATTTGCCAGCTTACAAACCAAGAAGAGGTTCCTACGTTCCCTCCTGTTTGTATTGCAGGTAAGCCGTGAGGGTGATTTTTTGCTCTTACCATTAATGCAGCTATTTGATTAAATGACTTTCTCCCTTCTTTATTGTCAATTAACGGGTGAAGCCAATGTATCTTTATTCCTGCGTGCCTTGCACGTTCAACGGTAGTTGGTTTAACAACAGTTGAAAAAATTCCTTTTATTTTTGAGCCATATTTATCTACAATTTTATGGTCATAGAATTGTTTAACAAGATCATATGGATCTATTGTAACAACATAAAATTTTTGAAATTTTTCTGGCGTGACACCGGCACTTAGGGCATTTATCAATGCTCCATCGCAACAAACTATAGATCCCTTGTAATCACTATTTGCAAGCAGTTCCAGATGATTGTGTTTTTTTATAGAAGGGCCCCGTCCTATCACTATAGCAGAGCGTTCTTCTTTTTTGTAATTGGGATCTTTGGTAGGATCTAGTTCTCTTGCAGATGACTCAATCCAGATGTTATTCAGATTTATAGAGAAATTTTGTACCCAATCGTCAAATGACTCATAATGAAGTTTTTCCATAGTTTTTTCTATTTCATCTTGTGTTGATTTTGTATTAGAATCGCTAGCAAAAACATGATCAAACCATTCATCCCATCCCTTATTTTCAAAACCCGCTTCTTTCTTTAGTGAAAGCATTTTTACAAGGGTATTTTCATTAATTGAGAATTCAAAGTCTTTTGACATTTCTATAGTATTCTAATTTTTCCTTGATTTTAAATTGTTATTGTAATTATAATTCTTCTAATCCAAGCTCTTCATCTTTCTTATCTGATCTATATACCATAAACGATCCTTTTGCACCAGATTTTATAATAAACGCCTCGAATTCTGCTTGTGTTAATTTCTTTGAATCTTCATTATCTTTATTTTTTTCAACATCTACATTTGTTTCTAGATTTTTTTTAATGTTGAAATTCGCTTTCATTTATACGATATAACGTATTATGATATTTAAGAATGTAGTTTCAAAGTAGAAAAGAACAGGTCTTATTTTGAAAATTTAAACAAAAATGTTATTTTTGGATTAATTGTTCACTATATTTTCTCAAAAGGCATTCTTTACACATACAATCACGATCATCAATTTCATCTTTTGAGAGTCTAGACACACTAGAACACCAGCAATTCATTGAAGAATTGCACTCAAAAATAGCACTACATGTAATACAATTTTTTTTCAATGGAATACTATATTCTGTAAGTTAAAAATAGGTTTCCCTTTATATTTTTGAAAATATACTAAAATTAAAAGCTGTCTAATAATTTTGCAACTTCGTGTGATGCAATACCATGATTTGCTATAGAACTGTTTAGATATTTTTTCGAGTTTTCATAAAGTTGATTTGTATAATCTTTATCATATAGAATTTTCTTCATTCCGCTTTCTATTTCTTCTATCTTGGATATTGATAGAAATGCATTAGATTTTGTTAGTTGGTCTTCCTCGGTCCATTTCTCAATTTGGAGAGAAATAGCAGGTTTGCCAAGTATCATTGATTCTAAAACAACAGTAGAATTGTTAAATGTGATGAGCAGATCACAGGAATTAATTAATTCGATTAAACTTGCATTGTATAGAATTGGAATCGATGGATCTACTTCTTTAATTATCTTTGTTATATTACTTAGAGAGTCTGGTTGAGGATGTGGTTTAACTATCAACTGTTTGTCTGGAAATTTTCTAGCCAATCTACAGACTTCCCTTACAAAACTTTCAAATTTTATGTAAGCATCCAGATGTATTTGTTCAAAAGAAATTCTTCCAGTAACAGCAGTTGTGGCAAAGAGTATAATTCCTTTTGATTTTCCTGTACCAGCAGATTTAAAAAAATCATCATGTCTTGGACTTCCAGTTACTAGCAAGTTTTCTTCTTTGTTTCCATATGTAAGTGCACGTTTCTTCACTTGTGGTCCCCATAAAGCCTGTTTATCGCTAATAAAATGTGTATAACCATTTATTACTATTGCATTATACTTATCCCATATAACAGATGATAGATCAGTAGCGTGTTGAAGTAAAATCGATTTTACATTTCTTTTTTTAGAAAGAAAGATGATCTCCTTTTCTTCCTGAGCAGATTCAGCCCATTCAAATATTACAGATAAATTGAAAGTGTTAAACATTTCACTAGCTAATAAAATTCTTTGAACAGATTCTTGGAACCTTGAATTACAAATTTGCATGAATGATTCCTTAATGGAATACCACAAAGTAAATGAGAAAATAGAAAAAATTTCTTCGAAAACTGAATCTAAACTCCACATCTTTTCTAAGTTAGACTCAAGTATTTGAATTTCAGATTTGATTTTTTCATGAATATTTTTTTCAAAATTTTGAAGATGTATTATTTTACAATTTGAATTTTTGACTATTTTGAAACTTTGTAAATTCCAAATGGCAGGTCTGCGCTGGTTTAATAATAGTATATTTTTATCCAAATTAGACAATTCTTTTATAAGGATGTTATATTTCACAGGATCAAAATCCAATAAAAGAATAGATTTTTTGTGTATTTTATTTGGCTCAGGTTTTAATTTAAAGATCAAACTAATTGATTTATTAAAAAAATTTTTAATTTGTATGAAAGTATTTTTTGATATTGTAATAGAAATTGGATAAGAACCCACATTGTATTTTATGTTTATTTTATCAAATTGTGAAGAAGGTTGTCTAATATTGTGAGAGAATACTTGAATATTCTTATTTTCACAGATTCGTTGTAAATAGTCAGAAAGAAACGTATGCGATATTATTAATTTCGGGTTTTCTTTTTCAATTATTGTATTAATCATGGCGGCATCACCATATATTTTTATGAAATAATGTAACAATTCCATTTCTATAAGAGAGCCCAAGTTGATTTCTTGAAAAACAAGGAATTTCTTTATTAGCTCATGTTCATGCCAAATTTTCGTTATATCTATGGATTTATCATCTATATTCCTTCTATCTTCCATTCTAAGGAGATCTTCTGCTATCTCATGTGGTATGTTGTATTGATCGAGGTTCTTATGAGCAGCATAATTTAATGCGTATAATTTACAATCAGAGTATTTCGTCATTTCATTCTTAAGTTTTTCAATGTTAGTATTTCCTTCTATTATGAAAATTGTGGAGGTCATTTCCTTTTTTATAATACAGCAAGATTTACAAAAAATCTTAGATGAATAATACTATTCAATTTAATTTCCCTATTTCTTCCATTTTGACCAATCATAATCATCAAAAGTCACGTTTTTCATTTCATTATCATTTGGTTTCCATGCAATATCTGCTAATGCTAATACTCTTGAAATTTCACTTGATATATTCAGATGAGCTGAAGAGCAATTTTTTGGAACGTGTATTAAAACTGGATTATCATCACTTGATTCTATTTCGTTATATTTACCATTTTTATCTCTAACAATGAAAACAACTTTACCGTGAATACAAACAAAATAGCTGTTACGTTTAGTATGAAGATGCGGCCCTTTTATCTCTCCTGGATTAACCGAACTTACATATACCATTTTGGGATGATTTTTTATTATGTTATCCCAATCTCTCCAGACTACAGTCAATGTTCCATTAACATGTTGATCATTAGTATCTTTAGTAGTATGTTTTTCTAGATTTACAGAACTTATGGTACCTTTTCCCATATTTGTTTTAAAAGTTTGTTCAAATAAAAGTCTTGATTATAGAATATAGACTAGAATTTAAAATATATGAAATCTTCAGGTTTGCCGTCAAAAAACAATAAAATCAAAAGTGTAATTGCTACTAAGAATACAATCCAATACCTTAATTTATAATTAGATATTTTTTCTGGCAAGTTTATCTTTTTGTATGAAATATAATGTAATGAAATGAATAATATCATAAACATAAATGGAATTTTATGAGATGACAAAAACGGTATTGTATATGTAGTTTGAAAATCAAGAAAAACATATTTTTTCATAGAATAAATCATATAATCAAAATTATTTACTCGAAAAGCAATCCAAGCTAAAAACACAAAATATTGGGTAATGAAAACAGATAACATTATTCCAATCTTACTTTTGAAAAACACATGATTTTTAAGAATTGGAATTTTATCAACAATCATTTTATGTAATGCAAGATACGAACCATGTAACATTCCCCATATGACAAAATTCCAGGATGCACCGTGCCAAAGACCGCCCAAAAACATGACAATGAACAAATTCAGATATGTTCTAAGATAGGATCTGCGGTTTCCACCTAACGGAATGTAAAGATAATCTCTTAACCAGGATGACAATGAGATATGCCAGCGTCTCCAAAAGTCTGATGGTGAAGTGGCAAAATACGGTTTGTTAAAGTTAAGAGGAAGTTTGAATCCAAGAATTGTTGCGGCACCCAATGCGATATCGGTATAACCTGAAAAATCACAATAGATTTGAATTCCAAAGGCAATTGTGCCCAAAATAATGGTAAATGATTCACTTCCTACAGGATAATTAAATACGTCTTTAACCAATGGTGCTATGTTATCGGCAAAAAACATCTTTTTGAAAAACCCAAATGCCATCAACGTAATTCCAAATTTCAGGTTAGAATTGTGAAGTAAGATTTGTTTTAGTTTGTAAGTTGCTCCTGAATTTTCTAGTTTTTCTCTGAGTTGGGGCAAAAATTGATGTGCTCTCATAATAGGGCCAGCTACTAATTGAGGAAAAAATGCAACAAAAAGTGCATATTCTCTAAGACGTACTGGGGTAATTATTCCACGATAAATCCCAACAGTATAGGTTATTGAATGAAAGGTGTAGAATGAAATTCCAATTGGCAATGCCAAATTGAGTAATGGAAGGTGAGTATCTAGATTAAAGTAATGACCTAAAATATTGAATTGTGTTGCAACAAAATCGGAATATTTAAAGAAACCCAATAATCCAAGATTTCCAGCCAGACTGGTTATCAAAAGCGCTTTTTTTATTTTAATATTTTTTGCTTTCCAAATAGCCCGACCAAAATAATAATCCCAAATAGTTGTGAAGAGTAAAAGTGAAATTAAATAATTGCTAGAATAATAGAAGAAAAAGTAACTTGCAAACAGAAGAAATAGATGTTGAAACTTGCGATTTTTAATAATTACAATCATAGCTAAAACAACAATGAAGAAAATAACAAAATCAAGAGTGTTAAAAAGCATTATTGATTAATTCCTTCTAAAATTATCTTTGAGATATCTTTACTGTAGATTGAAGTATTATTGAATATGGCAATGTGTTGAGGATCGTACCATATGGACAGATCTTTGTATTTATCCTCAAGAGAATAAATTTTTACTTTGTAATCTTTTGATAAATTTTGTATCAGAGTATCAAATGAGGTCTTTTCAGAACTTGGCATCGCGTCTAAATAATATTTAGATTGGGGGGTAGTAAAAATTAGGATTTTGATGTTATTTTGCTGTAGTTTGGCTATGATTTCTTTTAATGCAATTAAATTTACATTTTTATTATAATCTCCAATTCCATTAAAAGATGCACCTTCTACAAAAAATGTGTTTTTTAATTCAGCGTCACTTTTAGGAACATCGTTTTTGCTATCATTAAAAAGTGCGTTTGGATATGGACGTACTAATAAAATACTTTCAGTAGATTTTTTTTTAATTGATTCATTTACATTATTTTCTAGTAATTTCAAGGCAGTTAGAGTTACAAGTTTTGGGTTTTCTATAAACCCAAGATCATAATTTGAAAGCAATTTTGTCGGTATTTCATTAAAAAAGTCATGTGCATCAGGCAAAAAAGAAGCAGGTTTACTTGCTAATTGCCCAGAAGGGAATGGATCCATAAAATCACGATATGAAATACCATAAACAACAATTTTGGGGTTAGATGAAATCAAAAGATCCATATTCTTCAATCTTTCTTTAGGGCTATCAGCACCTATTGCCAAATTATAAACATCAAAATCTTGATTATTTTTTAATAATTCCTCCTGAATGTAAGTAGTGTTTAATGGTTTTATGTGGCTAGACCCTATTAGATAAATTTTATTTCTGTTAGGATCTAAATGTTGTGAGAGAAATTTTGTTTGAGTTATCTTTTCTTGGTCTTCTTGATCTAATGCTTTTGAAAATTCTTTAGTGTTATTTTGAATTGAGTATTGTTGGAAAAAATCAACAACAAACAAAATAGAAAACGCTATAATAATTGCGCAGATAGCAGAGATCGCAATTTTTGCAGTAAAATTCAATCACTGTATATGACAAAATGTTTATTTATTTAGTATTCTATTACGAATAATTTTATGTTTTTTGCCATCGTCTGTATATTCAATAATGTATAATGTTAAATAAAGAAAACAAAACACGGATTATAGAATTTACTATGAAACTATTAGTTACTGGAGGATTAGGATTTATTGGTAGTAATTTTATTTTACATGTATTAGCCACGAATAAAAATTTCAAAATTACAAATATTGATGCAGAGCTCCCTGGTTCTAATAAACAAAATCTAATTGATTTACAGAATAATAAAAATTACAAATATGTAAAAGGCAACATAACTAATAAAAAACTAATTAACAAACTAGTTTCAAAAACAGATGCTGTTATCAATTTTGCTGCAGAATCTCATGTAGATAGAAGTATTTCCAATCCAAAACCGTTTGTAAACTCCAACATACTTGGAACCTATACAATCCTAGAGGCAATACGAAAACATAGGAAGAAACTCATCCAGATTTCAACTGATGAAGTTTTTGGCAGTTTAAAAACGGGCAGCGCCCCAGAAAGATATCCGTTTAATCCCTCTAGTCCATATGCTGCATCAAAAGCCTCTGCAGAATTACTTGTTCAGTCATATGTAACAACTTATGATTGCTATGCAATAATCACAAGGTGCACAAATAATTATGGCCCCCATCAATCTCCAGAAAAGCTTATTCCCAAAGTAATTTTTCTAGCAGAAAATAATAAAAAAATCCCAATATACGGAACAGGGAAAAATATTCGTGACTGGATATTTGTTCTGGATCATTGTGATGCTTTACTGAAGGTTTTTTTCAAGGGGGAAAAAGGCGAATCATACAATATTTCATGTTCCAATGAAATAGATAATCTGACAATAGTAAAAAAAATACTAGAAATCATGGGAAAACGAAAAGATCTAATTCATTTTACAACTGATCGACCAGGTCATGATTTTCGTTATAGCTTGAATTCTTCTAAAATTTACAAGGAATTAAAATGGAAACCGTCACATAATTTTGAGAAAGGATTGGAATATACGATAAACTGGTATCTTAGAAACAAAAAATGGTGGAAAAAGACTACAGCAAAAGAACTAGGTTCCAATCCTTGGAAAACTAGATAAGCTAAATAAAATAACCGATTATGAATTCATTGAAAGGCATAATTTTGCATGGAGGACATGGTACAAGATTAAGGCCCTTAACTCATACAGGTCCTAAACAACTTCTTCCAATAGCAAACAAACCAATGTCACAATATTGTATAGAATCACTTAGAGATGCAGGAATAACTGATATTGCTATCATCATAGGCGGTTTGGGTTCAAACAAAGTACAAGAATATTATGGCTCAGGAGAAGGATTTGGTGTAAAATTAACTTATATTGAACAAGATTCTCCACGTGGAATTGCTCATGCAATACGTTTGTGCAAAGAATTTGTCAATGACCAAAAATTCATAGTTTTTCTTGGAGACAATATCCTTAAGCGAAGTATTTCTGATTATGCAATAAATTTTCAACAATCTGATGCTAAAGCATCGATCTTACTTTGTGAGGTAAGTAACCCCACACAATTTGGTATAGCAGATGTTAAAGATGGAGTTATTAAAAAAATAATGGAAAAACCAAAGAATCCTCCTACAAATCTTGCAGTAACTGGAATCTATTTTCTGACACCTACAATATTTGAAATAATAGACAGACTCAAACCTTCTTGGAGAAATGAGCTTGAAATTACTGATGCTTTACAGATGCTTTTGGAAGAAGGTAATAAAATCACCTATTATATGGTAACAGACTATTGGAAAGACACTGGAACTCCCCAAGATATCATACATGCAAACAATGTCATTTTAGAAGACATGAAGCCGTATTTTCTTGGAAAAAAAGAGACGGATGTTTTTATTACTGGAAATGTAATGGTTGGTGAAAATACTTTACTTGAGACTGGTTCAAAAATTATAGGACCTGTAATCATAGGAAAAAATTGTACGATACATGCTGGAACGCAGATAGGCCCCAATACCAGCATCGGAGATGAATCTCACATAGCTAAATGCAATATTGAGAATTCTATAATAATGTCAGGTTGTAAGATTGATTGCGATATTAAAATACGAGACAGTATAATTGCATTTAATTCTGAAATTATATCAAAAGATGACAATAACAAAAACAAAATTTTCTTACTAGGTGAAGGTACTAAAATTTCACTTTAAGGTAGAAATAATTTCTGAGATAAATTTGAGAATGTTAAATAACCTAAGATTAAGCTAGACAGTAAGAACAGTTTGATAAAAGATCACTCTAATTCATTGGTAAGCATAGTAATCCTAAATTATAATGCAGGCGACTTGCTGATAAATTGTATCGAGTCTATTTTTAAAACAAATTATGATAATTATGAAGTAATTTTGGTTGACAATGCTTCTACT
Coding sequences within it:
- a CDS encoding radical SAM protein, coding for MKVLFVIPEVRIDSGPNHFPFWAGILAAIVEKKGGQVAILDLNALRDNFGGKVVPNKIIAEEISLERWDLVGIGGLTTTYGRIKQLAPLIRKYSPDSIFIGGGGWSTYNPHEILQLVPEFDMMCIGEGEETFSELYDEINQGTKDFEKVNGLCLRDKDSYKFTGPRALISDLNTVPYPAYDLMETEIYFKYSSLQLSVESFNSRRRASVVWERGCPRGCTFCSHNGMSRGDLQNIYGNGNRKEGEKLVRISDKENDTFQLPARWPSPKYAVENVKLLKEKFDVDFISILDENMTSNLKWTKEFCELYVKEGLDKIVKWGTLGDAPSVAVQPTIVQTMKDAGCAYISFGFESASDKVLNQDIQKGQLRAHLQKTVDTVKKANLTPLTTFMIGNPHENINDLMETVDFWIQNGAEVDPFICTPYVGSPLYFDYKEFLLQQYDERLKLVKDNPNLNKETIAKWKLQALDKFMQDCGDATQYTATVSQYFTIPELFALKQFMYKHDTRRMLQMAHQRYEQTGLEQWNHSEKWTKYCSVCKSREELNPKIKISSNN
- a CDS encoding 6-hydroxymethylpterin diphosphokinase MptE-like protein, which gives rise to MSKDFEFSINENTLVKMLSLKKEAGFENKGWDEWFDHVFASDSNTKSTQDEIEKTMEKLHYESFDDWVQNFSINLNNIWIESSARELDPTKDPNYKKEERSAIVIGRGPSIKKHNHLELLANSDYKGSIVCCDGALINALSAGVTPEKFQKFYVVTIDPYDLVKQFYDHKIVDKYGSKIKGIFSTVVKPTTVERARHAGIKIHWLHPLIDNKEGRKSFNQIAALMVRAKNHPHGLPAIQTGGNVGTSSWFVSWQILKCSTVALIGINHGWNEDDPWEQIISHGRSKLTISVDKNSPAFQQLFPKIYNPEFDCTCILDPLFQFYSSALKEFILRSPSWVNTVNATEGGSIFGKRILCMTLAKFIGKFHV
- a CDS encoding WxcM-like domain-containing protein — protein: MGKGTISSVNLEKHTTKDTNDQHVNGTLTVVWRDWDNIIKNHPKMVYVSSVNPGEIKGPHLHTKRNSYFVCIHGKVVFIVRDKNGKYNEIESSDDNPVLIHVPKNCSSAHLNISSEISRVLALADIAWKPNDNEMKNVTFDDYDWSKWKK
- a CDS encoding MBOAT family O-acyltransferase, with the translated sequence MALPIGISFYTFHSITYTVGIYRGIITPVRLREYALFVAFFPQLVAGPIMRAHQFLPQLREKLENSGATYKLKQILLHNSNLKFGITLMAFGFFKKMFFADNIAPLVKDVFNYPVGSESFTIILGTIAFGIQIYCDFSGYTDIALGAATILGFKLPLNFNKPYFATSPSDFWRRWHISLSSWLRDYLYIPLGGNRRSYLRTYLNLFIVMFLGGLWHGASWNFVIWGMLHGSYLALHKMIVDKIPILKNHVFFKSKIGIMLSVFITQYFVFLAWIAFRVNNFDYMIYSMKKYVFLDFQTTYTIPFLSSHKIPFMFMILFISLHYISYKKINLPEKISNYKLRYWIVFLVAITLLILLFFDGKPEDFIYFKF
- the rfbB gene encoding dTDP-glucose 4,6-dehydratase — its product is MKLLVTGGLGFIGSNFILHVLATNKNFKITNIDAELPGSNKQNLIDLQNNKNYKYVKGNITNKKLINKLVSKTDAVINFAAESHVDRSISNPKPFVNSNILGTYTILEAIRKHRKKLIQISTDEVFGSLKTGSAPERYPFNPSSPYAASKASAELLVQSYVTTYDCYAIITRCTNNYGPHQSPEKLIPKVIFLAENNKKIPIYGTGKNIRDWIFVLDHCDALLKVFFKGEKGESYNISCSNEIDNLTIVKKILEIMGKRKDLIHFTTDRPGHDFRYSLNSSKIYKELKWKPSHNFEKGLEYTINWYLRNKKWWKKTTAKELGSNPWKTR
- a CDS encoding glucose-1-phosphate thymidylyltransferase, translated to MNSLKGIILHGGHGTRLRPLTHTGPKQLLPIANKPMSQYCIESLRDAGITDIAIIIGGLGSNKVQEYYGSGEGFGVKLTYIEQDSPRGIAHAIRLCKEFVNDQKFIVFLGDNILKRSISDYAINFQQSDAKASILLCEVSNPTQFGIADVKDGVIKKIMEKPKNPPTNLAVTGIYFLTPTIFEIIDRLKPSWRNELEITDALQMLLEEGNKITYYMVTDYWKDTGTPQDIIHANNVILEDMKPYFLGKKETDVFITGNVMVGENTLLETGSKIIGPVIIGKNCTIHAGTQIGPNTSIGDESHIAKCNIENSIIMSGCKIDCDIKIRDSIIAFNSEIISKDDNNKNKIFLLGEGTKISL